A region from the Triticum aestivum cultivar Chinese Spring chromosome 3D, IWGSC CS RefSeq v2.1, whole genome shotgun sequence genome encodes:
- the LOC123078631 gene encoding 50S ribosomal protein L31: protein MALSLSTSFLPTPGAAAVARTANRTLRSVVPSQRMRCSMRKKGLHPEIFEDAKVYCNGELVLVTGGTKPEYSVDVWSGNHPYYVGDSSALVVMDSQIEKFRKKWGHVKEYWTKEQWLEMHPDGDPEFEPEDDETRK, encoded by the exons ATGGCGCTCTCCCTCTCCACCTCCTTCCTCCCgaccccgggcgccgccgccgtcgcgagaACCGCAAACCGCACCCTCCGCTCCGTCGTCCCCTCCCAG AGGATGAGGTGCTCGATGCGGAAGAAGGGGCTGCACCCGGAGATCTTTGAGGACGCGAAGGTGTACTGCAATGGTGAGCTGGTGCTGGTGACGGGGGGCACGAAGCCGGAGTACTCGGTGGACGTCTGGTCGGGGAACCACCCCTACTACGTCGGCGACTCCTCGGCGCTGGTCGTCATGGACAGCCAGATCGAGAAGTTCCGCAAGAAGTGGGGGCACGTCAAGGAGTACTGGACCAAGGAGCAGTGGCTGGAGATGCACCCTGACGGCGACCCGGAGTTTGAGCCGGAGGACGACGAGACCCGCAAATGA